The genomic DNA CTCCCTGGTCCTCGTGGACGCCACCTCCGGCGCGGGCGGCCTGCCGGTCGACATCACCGAGACCGACGTCTACTACTTCGCCCCGCAGAAGTCCTTCGCCGCCGACGGCGGCCTGTGGCTCGCGGTGTTCTCCCCGGCCGCGATCGAGCGCGCCGAGCGTATCCACGCCTCCGGCCGCCACGTCCCGGAGTTCTTCTCGATCCCGACGGCGATCGACAACTCCCGCAAGAACCAGACGTACAACACCCCGGCCCTCGCCACCCTCTTCCTCCTCAACGAGCAGCTGGAGTGGATCAACGGCCAGGGCGGCCTGGACTGGGCGGTGGGCCGCACGGCGGCCTCGTCGAGCGCGCTGTACGGCTGGGCCGAGGACGTGAAGTACGCGACCCCGTTCGTCACCGACCCGGCCAAGCGCTCGCAGGTCATCGGCACGATCGACTTCGCGGACGAGGTCGACGCCGCCGCCGTCGCCAAGGCCCTGCGCGCCAACGGCATCGTCGACACCGAGCCCTACCGCAAGCTCGGCCGCAACCAGCTCCGCGTCGCGATGTTCCCGGCGATCGACCCGGCGGACGTCGAGGCGCTGACGAAGTGCATCGACTACGTGATCGAGAAGCTGTAACTCCTTCTCGTACGCCGACGAGGGGCGCCCGGCATCAGCCGGGCGCCCCTCTGTCATGTCCCACGCTCGTGTCGCACGCTCATGCGTTCCACGCTCTTGTGTTCGGACGCTCATGTCCCGCGCAGTCGTGCGACGACCCGG from Streptomyces avermitilis MA-4680 = NBRC 14893 includes the following:
- the serC gene encoding phosphoserine transaminase — translated: MAEIQIPSDIKPADGRFGAGPSKVRTEALDALAATGSSLLGTSHRQAPVKNLVGKVREGVSELFSLPEGYEVILGNGGSTAFWDVATHGLIDNKSQHLSFGEFSLKFAKAAKLAPWLAEPTVISSDPGTHPEPAAEAGVDVYAFTHNETSTGVAAPIKRVAGADEGSLVLVDATSGAGGLPVDITETDVYYFAPQKSFAADGGLWLAVFSPAAIERAERIHASGRHVPEFFSIPTAIDNSRKNQTYNTPALATLFLLNEQLEWINGQGGLDWAVGRTAASSSALYGWAEDVKYATPFVTDPAKRSQVIGTIDFADEVDAAAVAKALRANGIVDTEPYRKLGRNQLRVAMFPAIDPADVEALTKCIDYVIEKL